From a single Lolium rigidum isolate FL_2022 chromosome 7, APGP_CSIRO_Lrig_0.1, whole genome shotgun sequence genomic region:
- the LOC124678523 gene encoding transcription initiation factor TFIID subunit 13-like: MQNPSGNNTAPAAAAAGKSKSSAAASGHGHQPSPATPAVAKSKSSSQAAAGAHSSPATPAASKSKSSAHAAASGQVSSSSHHHHIPGGAEAAASSLKRKRGVFQKDLQHMMYGFGDDPNPLPETVALVEDIVVEYVTDLVHKAQNVASKRGKLLTEDFLYLIRKDMRKLHRATELLSMNEELKQARKAFDVNEETLVVTNE, encoded by the exons ATGCAGAACCCTAGCGGCAACAACACCGCCCCGGCCGCTGCAGCGGCGGGCAAGTCCAAGTCCTCGGCAGCGGCTTCGGGCCACGGCCATCAGCCATCCCCGGCCACGCCTGCGGTTGCCAAATCCAAGTCCTCGTCGCAGGCCGCCGCGGGGGCTCACTCCTCCCCGGCCACGCCGGCGGCGAGCAAGTCCAAGTCCTCGGCACATGCCGCGGCGTCAGGCcaggtctcctcctcctctcacCACCACCACATCCCCGGCGGCGCTGAGGCAGCCGCATCGAGCCTTAAGCGCAAGCGCGGCGTCTTCCAGAAAGACC TGCAGCACATGATGTATGGGTTTGGGGATGATCCAAAT CCACTTCCAGAAACAGTTGCGCTTGTGGAGGACATTGTTGTTGAATATGTTACTGACCTG GTCCACAAGGCTCAGAATGTCGCTTCAAAGCGGGGGAAGCTCTTGACAGAGGATTTTCTTTACCTTATCCGTAAG GATATGCGTAAGCTGCACCGTGCTACTGAGCTACTCTCCATGAATGAAGAGCTCAAGCAAGCAAGGAAAGCTTTTGATGTGAATGAAGAAACGCTAGTGGTTACTAATGAGTAA
- the LOC124679102 gene encoding putative cis-zeatin O-glucosyltransferase produces MGSENNAMESVAVVAVPFPAQGHLNQLLHLSLQLASRGVEVDVHYAAPAAHIRQARARVHGWDQEALRSIQFHDLGISSYVSPPPDPTADSPFPSHILPLCDAYITGARAPLAALLHELSASRRRVVVVHDRLNAFADEEAARLPNGEAFGLHCLAASILVGQLNAKLLHENGLAFRGVQHYAPKEFLECARRARPSSKISPGAGILTNTCRALEGEFVDVVAEHVAADGKRIFAIGPLNPLLPASGSKQGKKRHDCLDWLDKQPPASVLYVSFGTTSSLRSEQIEELAAALRGSKQRFIWVLRDADRGDIFADGAGVSRHEKLLSEFTRDTEGTGLVITGWAPQLEILANGATAAFMSHCGWNSTVESLSHGKPILAWPMHCDQPWDAELVCNYLKAGILVRPWEKHGEVIAAKAIQDVIEEAMLSDKGVAMQRRAMLLGDAVRASVADGGSSRKDLDEFIAYITR; encoded by the coding sequence ATGGGGAGCGAGAACAACGCAATGGAGTCTGTGGCCGTCGTGGCGGTGCCGTTCCCGGCGCAGGGCCACCTGAACCAGCTGCTGCACCTGTCGCTGCAGCTCGCGTCGCGCGGGGTGGAGGTGGACGTGCACTACGCCGCGCCGGCGGCACATATCCGTCAGGCTCGCGCGCGCGTGCACGGCTGGGACCAGGAGGCGCTCCGCTCCATCCAGTTCCACGACCTTGGCATCTCCAGCTACGTCTCCCCGCCTCCGGACCCCACCGCCGACTCCCCGTTCCCGTCCCACATCCTGCCCCTCTGCGACGCCTACATCACCGGCGCGCGCGCCCCGCTCGCGGCGCTACTCCACGAGCTCTCTGCTTCCcgccgacgcgtcgtcgtcgTGCACGACCGCCTCAACGCCTTCGCcgacgaggaggcggcgcggctgccCAACGGCGAGGCGTTCGGGCTGCACTGCCTGGCCGCGTCCATCCTCGTTGGGCAACTCAACGCCAAGCTGCTGCATGAGAACGGCCTCGCCTTCAGGGGCGTCCAGCACTATGCGCCCAAGGAGTTCCTGGAGTGCGCCAGGCGGGCGAGACCGTCGAGTAAGATCTCTCCTGGCGCAGGCATCCTGACCAACACATGCCGCGCCCTCGAGGGTGAGTTCGTCGACGTCGTCGCCGAGCACGTGGCCGCCGACGGCAAGAGAATCTTCGCCATCGGACCGTTGAATCCGCTTCTCCCCGCGAGCGGGTCGAAGCAGGGCAAGAAGCGGCACGACTGCCTCGATTGGCTCGACAAGCAGCCCCCGGCGTCCGTGCTCTACGTCTCCTTCGGCACGACGTCGTCGCTACGATCGGAGCAGATCGAAGAGCTCGCGGCAGCACTTCGCGGCAGCAAGCAGCGGTTCATCTGGGTGCTGCGCGACGCCGACCGCGGCGACATATTCGCGGACGGCGCCGGGGTGAGCCGCCACGAGAAGCTGCTGTCAGAGTTCACCAGGGACACGGAAGGGACGGGGCTGGTGATCACTGGGTGGGCGCCGCAGCTGGAGATCCTGGCGAACGGCGCAACGGCGGCGTTCATGAGCCACTGCGGTTGGAACTCGACGGTGGAGAGCCTGAGCCACGGCAAGCCGATCCTCGCCTGGCCCATGCACTGCGACCAGCCCTGGGACGCGGAGCTTGTCTGCAACTACCTCAAGGCCGGCATCCTGGTGCGTCCCTGGGAGAAGCACGGCGAGGTGATTGCGGCCAAGGCCATTCAGGATGTCATCGAGGAAGCCATGCTCTCTGACAAAGGAGTGGCTATGCAGCGACGGGCGATGCTGCTCGGGGACGCAGTCCGCGCCTCCGTCGCTGATGGCGGTTCCTCTCGCAAAGATTTGGACGAGTTCATAGCTTACATCACAAGGTGA